A window of Gloeomargarita sp. SKYB120 genomic DNA:
TAATGAAATCCTCAAAGCTGGCGTAGCGGCCAAAGTCAAAATCGAAGTCCATGTAGACATCCTGAGCAGGGCCGCGGTCGCCCACTTGTTGCCAGTACCGGCCATATTGGTCGTACTTGCGGCGTTTTTCCGGGTCGGATAGGACTTCGTAGGCTTCGTTAATCTCCTTGAACCGTGCTTCCGCTGCCGGATTGTTGGGATTCACATCAGGATGGTACTGCCGCGCCAACCGCCGGTACGCCCGCTTTATCTCTTCTTGCGATGCATCCCGGCTGACCCCTAACACCGCGTAGTAGTCCTTGAAGTTGGTACTGGTCATGACACTACACAGCCGCAGCCTGCAACTTGGTCTGGAACTCCATCTTCATCGTAGGTGACGCTTCCCTAGGCTGGCTACCCAAATATCCGACCACTCCCCAACGGGGGCGTTTAGCGCTATTATTAAGAATAATAAACAAATTTTTAAGGTTCTCTACGCCCTGGGCAGGAGTTGGGTGATGAAGTTTTCGTGGCGGATAGCGTTGCTGTGGTTGTTGCCGGTGCTCATTATCGGCTTTTTCTTTTGGCAGGGAACGATGGGGCCGGTCTGGCGGGAAACGGGCTTGAATGCGGCGACGGCGCGGATGACCTACGGGCGGTTTCTGGAGTATTTGGATGCAGGCTATGTCCGGCGCTTGGACCTGTATGATGGGGGACGTACGGCGGTAGTGGAAGTGGCCGACCCAGAGTTGATGAGTCGTTTTCAGCGGATTCGCGTGGATTTGCCGACCGCCGGGCCGGAGCTGATTAGCCGCCTGCGCCAAGCCCACGTGGATTTCGATATTCACAACAACCGCAGCAATAACCTGGCGCTGTGGGGGCTACTGGGGAACTTGGTGTTTCCGCTGGTGTTGCTAGGCGGGTTGGTGTTCTTGCTACGGCGCTCCAGTGGGATTCCCGGCGGTCCTGGGCCGGCTATGAACTTTGGACGCTCGCGGGCGCGGTTCCAGATGGAAGCTAAAACCGGGGTGAAGTTTGACGACGTGGCTGGGGTGGATGAAGCCAAGGAAGAGCTGCAGGAAGTGGTGACCTTCCTCAAGCAACCGGAGCGCTTTACGGCGGTTGGGGCGAAAATCCCGCGGGGGGTCTTGTTAGTCGGGCCGCCAGGGACGGGGAAAACGTTGTTGGCAAAGGCCATCGCTGGGGAAGCTGGCGTGCCTTTCTTCAGCATTTCCGGCTCCGAATTTGTCGAGATGTTTGTGGGCGTGGGGGCGTCGCGGGTGCGCGACCTGTTCAAGAAGGCCAAGGAAAACGCCCCTTGCATCGTGTTCATTGACGAGATTGACGCGGTGGGCCGGCAACGGGGCGCGGGCATCGGCGGCGGCAACGATGAGCGGGAACAAACTCTGAACCAGTTGCTGACCGAGATGGACGGCTTTGAAGGGAACACGGGCGTGATTGTGATTGCCGCCACCAACCGCCCGGATGTATTGGATGCGGCGCTCCTGCGTCCGGGTCGCTTTGACCGGCAAGTGACGGTGGATGTGCCGGACATCAACGGCCGTTTGGCAATCCTGCGCGTCCATGCCCGCAACAAGAAGTTCGACGACACGATTTCCCTGGAGATGATTGCCCGACGGACGCCGGGGTTTTCCGGGGCGGATTTGGCCAATTTGCTCAACGAAGCGGCCATCCTCACGGCGCGACGGCGCAAAGAAGCCATTGGTGCCAGCGAGATTGACGCGGCGATTGACCGGGTGATTGCCGGGATGGAGGGCACGCCCCTGGTTGATGGCAAGAGCAAGCGGTTGATCGCCTATCACGAAGTCGGCCATGCGATTGTGGGGACGTTGCTCCCGCACCACGACCCGGTGCAAAAGGTGACGTTGATTCCCCGGGGGCAAGCGCGCGGGTTGACCTGGTTTGTGCCGGGGGAAGAGCAGATGTTGTTGTCGCGGGCGCAGTTGCTGGCGCGGATCACAGGAGCCTTGGGTGGCCGAGCGGCGGAAGCGGTGGTGTTCGGCGAATCGGAGGTGACCACTGGCGCCGGGAATGACCTGCAACAGGTGGCGGCGTTGGCCCGGCAGATGGTGACGCGCTTTGGAATGTCCGACTTTGGGCTTTTGTCCCTGGACGGCCAGATGGGCGAAGTGTTTCTCGGACGGGATTTGGTGGCCCGCTCTGACTACTCTGATGAACTGGCGGCGCTGGTGGATGCCCAGGTGCGGCGGATTGTCAATGAGTGCTACCAGCGGGCCTGTCAGATCATCCGGGAGAACCGGGTGGTGATTGACCGCTTGGTGGACCTGTTGATTGAAAAAGAAACGATTGACGGCGAGGAATTTCGTCGCATCGTGGCCGAATACACGCCCTTGCCGGCGCAGACGGCAACCCCTGCGTGAAATGCGGGTTGTCCTGTGCGGCTATTACGGCTATGGCAATGGGGGCGATGAAGCGCTACTGCTGACCCTATTGCAGATGTTGCCGCCCTCGGTGCAACCCGTTGTGCTCTCAGCGCAACCCCGGGTGACCCGGCAGTTGTACGGGGTAGCGACGTGCCACCGCTGGCATCTGGGGCAAGTGCTCGTTGAAATCGCGCGCAGCCAGGGCTTTGTCTGGGGCGGGGGTAGCTTGATCCAGGACAAAACGAGCTGGGCCAGTCCCCTGTACTACCTAGGGTTGATGGCCGTAGCCCAGTTATTGGGAAAACGCACGGTGGCCTGGGCACAGGGGATTGGGCCGCTGGAGCGTCCGTGGTTACAGCGCTTGGCGCGATGGGTCTTCCGGCGCTGCCAGGCCATCAGTGTGCGGGACAAACCGGCAGCAGAACAACTCCGGCAATGGGGACGCGCGGTTCTTCTGGCACCTGACCCCGTGTGGGCCTTGCCAGAGCAGCTCTATGTGCCCCTGAAGGACCTGCCGGCTCCTCGCATCGCGGTGGTGTTACGGCCCCATCGGCTCTTGACGCCTGCTTGGCTGGACACGCTGACCCAGGCGCTGCGGCAATTTCAACAGGCGACGGGGGTATGGGTCGTGTTTCTCCCATTTCAACCGCAAACCGACCGGGCGCTGGCCCAACAGTTGCAGCGGTCAGTGGCCGAAAGCAGCCTGCTGGAACCGTCCCATCCGGCCCAGCTCAAGGGCGTCTTCCGCGGGATGGAATTGGTGGTGACTATGCGCTATCACGGGTTGGTGATGGGCGCTGCGGCGGGTTGTCGGTGCTTCAGCCTAAGTTACGACCCAAAGGTGTCCCAGTTGCAACGGGAACTGGCCATGCCAGGGTGGGATTTACGACAACAACCGCCATCGCCCCAGGACTTGAGTCGGCAGTGGCTCGACCTGTACGCCAATGGGGAGGGGCTATCGCCCGCGCAGATCCAAGCCTGGTCAGACCGGGCCATGCTTCACGGCGAATTGCTGCAACAGGTTTTCACCTAAAGCAGTAACGCTCGCTCTAGGGAAACCTGGGTTAAATCCACGCCGGTGAGTTTCGCGCCCCGCAGGTCGGCTTCCGTTAAGTCAGCGCCGCGCCAGCGCACTTCGGTCAAATTGGCGTCCCGCAGCCGGGCTAGTTTCAAAATCGCATCCCCCAGGTTGGCGCCGCTCAGGTCGCACTCGCTCATGTAGGCCCCGGTTAAATTCGCCCCCCGCAGGTAGGCCCGGCGTAAATCCACGCGCCACAGTTGGGTGTCCACTAGGTTGGCCCCGCTGAGGTTGCAGTTGTACATCCGGGCTTGGTTGAGGACAGCACCCCGGAAATTGGCGCCCAAAAAGTTTGTGCCGGTTAGGTTGGCCCGTTCTAGATTGGCCTCGGCCAAAATAATCCGGCTGAGAATTTTATTACTCAGATCGACTTCCTTGAGGTACACACCGGTGAAGTCCCGTTCTCCCTCTGCGTAGCGGAGCAACAGTTCTTCCCTGGTTAATTGTTTCGGTGCCATGGATGCAAAAAATGAGTTTGGTAAAGGTAAAAAAAGTATAACATTGGCCGTTTCCCCGCAGAGCACCACTACGTCGAGGCCGTCAGCACACTGGGGGCGCTTTGGCGAGGCACAGTGGTCAGGCAATCCACCTGGGCACAGAAACGCAAATCTGCAGCTTGCCCTAGCTTTAACAACCGCTGCCCATGACTTGCCCGGTGGAGCAATTCCAGTAAATTATCCTGCCATTGCTGGTACAATGCTAACGCGCCCACTGCTTCGTCATTGCCAGTAGTCGCCTGGTCACCCAACCCCATTAACAATGCCCCAGCGCAGGCGGTGTCTTCCAAGGAAAAGGCGCCCTCCCACCCTGAGGCCACAATCCAGACCCGTTCTGGCTGCTGTTGCTGGAGAAGTTCCACAACGGCCTGGCGATTCACCAGCGCACAGGTAAGGACGCAGGGGGCAGCTTGGACGCGAGCCAGGGCGCGAGTGCCATTGGTTGTACTCATGAATAACCGCCGCCCCTTGACCCGCTCGGGGGTGCAATCTAAGGGCGAGTTGCCCATATCAAAGCCACTGACAACTTGGCCGCCCCGTTCTCCGACGCGCAACCGCTGTTCTGCCGGCCACTGGGCGCTCACGCGCAACAGTTCTTCCAGGTCAGCAAACACTTGGACTGCGGTTGCCCCGGCGCTCAAGGCTACAGCCATGGTTGTCGTCGCCCGCAGGACATCCACCACCACGGCACAGTCAGGCAAATCTCCAGCGGGCACGAGTTCCGGCGTATGGTACACCCAACACTTCATCGCTGAACGTACCAGTAGTAAGTGACCATGGGAATGACCGTAGCCAGGATCAGTAACACCACCACCACCGCCGTCCAAATGTCCTTGGTTTGGCGGGTTTCAGCAGCTGTAGCAAAATTGCCCTCGATGCGTTCTACATCTTCAGGGGGTGGACCAGGGTCTGGCTGACCGGAGAGCACCGCCTGTAAGCGGGTCACTGTATCTACTAGAGCCTGGTTGTAAACATCCCGGCGCACCAGTTTGAGCAGGGTGTCTTCCACGATACTCAGGGCCGTCGCTGAGGGCAGCAGGGGGATGACCTCCGAACCAGCTTGTAAATCTGCCGTTGCTGTGCGGGCTACTAGGGTGAGCAACACCTGTTTGGCGCCGCCGTCAGGGAACCAGCGTTGAAACAGCTTTTCACCAAAACTGCTGGCCGTTTCCCCGTAATCCAGCCGCCGCAGGCTCACAACATGGACTTGAAAGCCCGTGTCTTGACTGAGTTGGGTCAAGGTGCGGTTCACCTGGTTAACTGTGCTAGGGCTAAACACATCAGCTTCGTCGAATACCCAGCTTGCCGGCGGGGTCGCTGGCAGGTCGGTCACAGCCGTTGCCTGGGCTGGCCCCATTCCCCCCAGCCATAACCAAAGCACCAAGGCACCTACCCACAACCAATGTCGCATCTGTTTCCCCTCCCCTGACAGCAGCCGATTCTTCAGTCAGTATAGACGCTGGCCCGCCCGAAGAAAATCAGTTGATCCGGCTGCGTTGCCGTGCGGAGGCCGCCTCGTCCGGGTGAATCCCCAAACGGGTGAG
This region includes:
- the ftsH gene encoding ATP-dependent zinc metalloprotease FtsH, which encodes MKFSWRIALLWLLPVLIIGFFFWQGTMGPVWRETGLNAATARMTYGRFLEYLDAGYVRRLDLYDGGRTAVVEVADPELMSRFQRIRVDLPTAGPELISRLRQAHVDFDIHNNRSNNLALWGLLGNLVFPLVLLGGLVFLLRRSSGIPGGPGPAMNFGRSRARFQMEAKTGVKFDDVAGVDEAKEELQEVVTFLKQPERFTAVGAKIPRGVLLVGPPGTGKTLLAKAIAGEAGVPFFSISGSEFVEMFVGVGASRVRDLFKKAKENAPCIVFIDEIDAVGRQRGAGIGGGNDEREQTLNQLLTEMDGFEGNTGVIVIAATNRPDVLDAALLRPGRFDRQVTVDVPDINGRLAILRVHARNKKFDDTISLEMIARRTPGFSGADLANLLNEAAILTARRRKEAIGASEIDAAIDRVIAGMEGTPLVDGKSKRLIAYHEVGHAIVGTLLPHHDPVQKVTLIPRGQARGLTWFVPGEEQMLLSRAQLLARITGALGGRAAEAVVFGESEVTTGAGNDLQQVAALARQMVTRFGMSDFGLLSLDGQMGEVFLGRDLVARSDYSDELAALVDAQVRRIVNECYQRACQIIRENRVVIDRLVDLLIEKETIDGEEFRRIVAEYTPLPAQTATPA
- a CDS encoding pentapeptide repeat-containing protein, with protein sequence MAPKQLTREELLLRYAEGERDFTGVYLKEVDLSNKILSRIILAEANLERANLTGTNFLGANFRGAVLNQARMYNCNLSGANLVDTQLWRVDLRRAYLRGANLTGAYMSECDLSGANLGDAILKLARLRDANLTEVRWRGADLTEADLRGAKLTGVDLTQVSLERALLL
- a CDS encoding 2-phosphosulfolactate phosphatase family protein; the protein is MKCWVYHTPELVPAGDLPDCAVVVDVLRATTTMAVALSAGATAVQVFADLEELLRVSAQWPAEQRLRVGERGGQVVSGFDMGNSPLDCTPERVKGRRLFMSTTNGTRALARVQAAPCVLTCALVNRQAVVELLQQQQPERVWIVASGWEGAFSLEDTACAGALLMGLGDQATTGNDEAVGALALYQQWQDNLLELLHRASHGQRLLKLGQAADLRFCAQVDCLTTVPRQSAPSVLTAST
- the csaB gene encoding polysaccharide pyruvyl transferase CsaB; protein product: MRVVLCGYYGYGNGGDEALLLTLLQMLPPSVQPVVLSAQPRVTRQLYGVATCHRWHLGQVLVEIARSQGFVWGGGSLIQDKTSWASPLYYLGLMAVAQLLGKRTVAWAQGIGPLERPWLQRLARWVFRRCQAISVRDKPAAEQLRQWGRAVLLAPDPVWALPEQLYVPLKDLPAPRIAVVLRPHRLLTPAWLDTLTQALRQFQQATGVWVVFLPFQPQTDRALAQQLQRSVAESSLLEPSHPAQLKGVFRGMELVVTMRYHGLVMGAAAGCRCFSLSYDPKVSQLQRELAMPGWDLRQQPPSPQDLSRQWLDLYANGEGLSPAQIQAWSDRAMLHGELLQQVFT
- a CDS encoding TPM domain-containing protein, translating into MRHWLWVGALVLWLWLGGMGPAQATAVTDLPATPPASWVFDEADVFSPSTVNQVNRTLTQLSQDTGFQVHVVSLRRLDYGETASSFGEKLFQRWFPDGGAKQVLLTLVARTATADLQAGSEVIPLLPSATALSIVEDTLLKLVRRDVYNQALVDTVTRLQAVLSGQPDPGPPPEDVERIEGNFATAAETRQTKDIWTAVVVVLLILATVIPMVTYYWYVQR